Proteins encoded together in one Colius striatus isolate bColStr4 chromosome 3, bColStr4.1.hap1, whole genome shotgun sequence window:
- the SMIM14 gene encoding small integral membrane protein 14: MAEGGFDPCECICSHEHAMRRLINLLRQSQSYCTDTECLRELPGPNSSSDNGINFAMIMMAWVVIALVLFLLRPSNLRGSNTAGKPTSPHNGQEPPAPPVD; the protein is encoded by the exons ATGGCAGAAGGTGGATTTGATCCTTGTGAATGCATTTGCTCGCATGAACATGCAATGAGAAGACTGATTAATTTG ctgAGGCAATCCCAGTCATACTGCACAGACACAGAATGCCTTCGGGAAT TGCCAGGACCAAATTCCTCCAGTGACAATGGCATCAACTTTGCCATGATAATGATGGCCTGGGTGGTGATTGCACTTGTCCTGTTCTTACTGAGACCTAGTAATCTGAGAGGCTCCAACACAGCCGGAAAGCCGACCAGCCCACATAAT GGACAAGAACCACCAGCCCCACCAGTGGACTAG